A window of Citrus sinensis cultivar Valencia sweet orange chromosome 7, DVS_A1.0, whole genome shotgun sequence contains these coding sequences:
- the LOC102624243 gene encoding pleiotropic drug resistance protein 1-like, protein MESGNKVYKASNSLRIGSTSIWRSNSATLGAFSMSSRGEEDDEEALKWAALEKLPTYNRLKKGILTSSRGEANEVDVCNLGPQERQRLIDKLVKVADVDNEEFLLKLKNRIDRVGISLPTIEVRFEHLNVEAEAYVGSRALPTFFNFCANIIEGFLNSVNILPSRKKHLTILKDVSGIIRPGRMTLLLGPPASGKTTLLLALAGKLDSSLRVSGRVTYNGHDMDEFVPQRTAAYISQHDNHIGEMTVRETLAFSARCQGVGSRYEMLSELSRREKAAGIKPDPDIDVFMKAAATEGQEASVVTDYILKILGLDVCADTMVGDEMLRGISGGQKKRVTTGEMMVGPAQALFMDEISTGLDSSTTFQIVNSLRQSIHILKGTTLISLLQPAPETYDLFDDIILISDGQIVYQGPREHVLEFFKFMGFECPKRKGVADFLQEVTSRKDQEQYWVHKEEPYRFVTVKEFADAFQVFYMGQKVGDELRIPFDKRKSHRAALTTKIYGVSKKELLKACMSRELLLMKRNSFVYIFKLCQLTIMGLVAMTLFFRTKMHRDSITDGVIYTGALFFIVLMIMFNGMAEIPMTIAKLPIFYKQRDLRFYPSWAYALSTWILKIPISYIEVAVWVFLTYYVIGFDPNVGRLFRQYLLLLFLNQMASALFRLIAATGRNIVVANTFGSFALLLLFVLGGFVLSREDIKQWWIWAYWCSPLMYAQNAIVVNEFLGNSWRKVLPNTTEPLGVQVLKSRGFFTDAYWYWLGLGALAGFILLFNFGFTLALSFLNPFGKNQAVISQESQSNEHDNRTGGTIQLSTSEIGHDIMSTYSSSLIEAEVKANHHKKRGMVLPFKPHSITFDEIAYSVDMPQEMMRPGVLEDKLVLLNGVSGAFRPGVLTALMGVSGAGKTTLMDVLAGRKTGGYISGSIMISGYPKKQETFARISGYCEQNDIHSPNVTVYESLLYSAWLRLPLEVDSPTRKMFIEEVMELVELNPLRQALVGLPGVSGLSTEQRKRLTIAVELVANPSIIFMDEPTSGLDARAAAIVMRTVRNTVDTGRTVVCTIHQPSIDIVEAFDELFLLKRGGQEIYVGPLGRHSSHLIKYFEGIRGVCKIKDGYNPATWMLEVTAPSQETALGIDFADIYKSSELYRRNKALIKDISKPAPGSKDLHFATQYAQSFFTQCMACLWKQHWSYWRNPPYSAVRFLFTTIIALAFGTMFWDMGTKTKKQQDLFNAMGSMYTAVLFLGVQNAASVQPVVSIERTVFYRERAAGMYSALPYAFAQALIEIPYIFVQSVTYGVIVYAMIGFEWTAAKFLWYQFFMFFTLLYFTYYGMMAVAMTPNHHISGIVAFAFYGLWNVFSGFIIPRTRIPIWWRWYYWACPVSWTLYGLVASQFGDIQDRLESGETVEQFLRSFFGFKHDFLGVVAAVVFAFPVLFALIFAVGIKVFNFQKR, encoded by the exons ATGGAGAGTGGTAACAAAGTTTACAAAGCCAGTAATAGTTTACGTATAGGAAGCACTTCTATATGGAGAAGCAACTCTGCCACTTTGGGTGCATTTTCAATGTCTTCAAGAGGGGAAGAAGATGACGAGGAAGCTCTAAAATGGGCTGCTCTTGAGAAATTGCCTACTTataatcgtttgaagaaaggGATATTAACCAGTTCAAGAGGTGAAGCTAATGAAGTCGATGTATGCAATCTTGGACCACAAGAAAGGCAGAGGTTAATTGATAAGTTGGTCAAAGTTGCTGATGTTGATAATGAAGAGTTCTTGTTGAAGCTCAAGAACCGGATTGATAG AGTTGGAATTAGCCTACCCACAATTGAAGTTCGATTTGAGCATTTGAATGTTGAAGCAGAAGCATATGTAGGAAGTAGAGCCTTGCCAACATTCTTTAACTTCTGTGCCAATATAATTGAG GGTTTCTTGAACTCTGTTAACATCCTCCCAAGTAGAAAGAAACATTTAACAATTCTCAAGGATGTCAGTGGAATTATAAGGCCAGGCAG AATGACATTACTTTTGGGTCCTCCAGCTTCTGGAAAGACCACACTTCTGTTGGCTTTGGCTGGGAAGCTTGATTCTAGTCTCAGG GTTTCTGGCAGGGTGACATACAACGGGCACGACATGGATGAATTTGTGCCTCAGAGAACAGCTGCTTATATCAGTCAACACGATAATCATATCGGTGAAATGACTGTGAGGGAAACCTTGGCCTTCTCTGCTAGATGCCAGGGGGTTGGATCCCGTTATG AAATGTTATCGGAGTTGTCCAGGAGAGAGAAGGCGGCAGGTATTAAGCCTGATCCTGATATTGATGTTTTCATGAAG GCAGCAGCAACAGAAGGCCAAGAAGCCAGCGTGGTCACTGATTATATTCTGAAG ATTCTAGGCCTGGATGTCTGTGCCGATACCATGGTAGGCGATGAGATGTTAAGAGGCATATCAGGAGGACAAAAGAAGCGTGTTACAACGG GTGAAATGATGGTTGGACCAGCACAAGCACTGTTCATGGATGAGATATCTACTGGTTTGGACAGCTCTACAACTTTCCAAATTGTGAATTCTCTTAGGCAATCCATTCACATCCTTAAGGGAACCACTCTGATATCTCTCCTACAGCCAGCACCAGAAACTTATGATTTATTTGATGACATTATCCTAATATCTGATGGCCAGATTGTGTATCAGGGTCCCCGTGAACATGTACTagagttttttaaattcatggGCTTTGAATGTCCGAAAAGAAAAGGCGTTGCTGATTTCTTGCAAGAA GTAACATCAAGGAAAGATCAGGAGCAGTATTGGGTGCATAAAGAGGAACCTTACAGGTTTGTCACAGTCAAGGAATTCGCTGATGCATTCCAAGTCTTCTACATGGGACAGAAAGTTGGTGATGAGCTTCGTATTCCATTTGATAAAAGGAAGAGCCACCGAGCTGCTTTGACGACCAAAATCTATGGCGTTAGCAAAAAGGAGTTGTTGAAAGCTTGCATGTCTAGAGAACTTTTGCTGATGAAGAGGAACTCATTTGTTTATATCTTCAAGCTGTGTCAA CTTACAATTATGGGATTGGTTGCTATGACACTATTCTTCAGAACGAAGATGCACCGAGATTCAATAACTGATGGAGTGATTTACACTGGTGCCTTGTTCTTCATTGTTCTTATGATCATGTTCAATGGAATGGCAGAGATTCCTATGACCATTGCAAAGCTTCCCATTTTTTATAAGCAAAGAGACCTCCGATTCTATCCTTCATGGGCATATGCTCTTTCCACATGGATCCTCAAGATCCCTATCTCATATATAGAGGTTGCTGTTTGGGTTTTCTTAACATATTATGTAATTGGTTTTGATCCCAATGTCGGAAG GTTGTTTAGGCAGTATTTGCTGCTCTTGTTTCTTAACCAGATGGCTTCTGCATTGTTCCGGTTAATTGCAGCAACAGGCAGGAACATAGTTGTTGCTAATACATTTGGTTCATTTGCATTGCTCCTGCTTTTTGTACTAGGTGGATTTGTCCTTTCACGAG AGGACATAAAACAATGGTGGATATGGGCTTACTGGTGTTCACCTTTGATGTATGCACAGAATGCAATAGTGGTTAATGAGTTCCTTGGTAATAGTTGGAGAAAG GTTTTGCCAAACACAACCGAACCACTGGGAGTTCAAGTTTTGAAATCTCGTGGGTTCTTCACAGATGCTTATTGGTATTGGCTAGGATTGGGGGCTCTGGCTGGTTTTATACTGCTGTTCAACTTTGGTTTCACTCTGGCTCTAAGTTTCCTCAACC CATTTGGCAAGAATCAGGCAGTTATATCACAGGAATCTCAAAGTAATGAGCATGATAACAGAACTGGAGGAACCATTCAGTTATCAACCAGTG AGATTGGTCATGACATTATGAGCACGTATTCCTCATCACTGATAGAAGCAGAAGTCAAGGCCAATCATCACAAGAAAAGAGGAATGGTTCTTCCTTTTAAACCCCATTCCATCACCTTTGATGAAATTGCATACTCAGTTGACATGCCACAG GAAATGATGCGTCCAGGTGTTCTTGAAGACAAATTGGTGCTTCTGAATGGTGTGAGTGGTGCTTTCAGGCCGGGTGTTCTTACAGCTCTGATGGGTGTTAGTGGTGCTGGCAAAACCACTTTGATGGATGTGTTGGCTGGTAGGAAAACAGGTGGATATATTAGTGGGAGCATCATGATATCTGGGTACCCAAAGAAGCAAGAAACATTCGCTCGCATTTCAGGATACTGTGAGCAAAATGACATCCACTCTCCTAATGTTACTGTATATGAGTCCTTGCTCTACTCGGCCTGGCTCCGTTTACCCCTTGAAGTTGATTCTCCAACCCGAAAG ATGTTTATTGAGGAAGTCATGGAGCTTGTGGAATTGAACCCATTGAGGCAAGCACTGGTTGGTTTGCCTGGTGTAAGTGGTTTGTCAACAGAACAGCGCAAGAGGCTTACCATTGCAGTTGAGCTAGTGGCAAACCCCTCCATCATCTTTATGGATGAGCCAACTTCAGGTCTAGATGCAAGAGCTGCTGCGATTGTTATGAGAACTGTTAGGAACACAGTGGACACAGGAAGAACAGTAGTGTGCACCATCCATCAGCCAAGCATTGACATAGTTGAAGCTTTTGACGAG CTGTTCCTGCTGAAGCGTGGAGgccaagaaatatatgttggGCCACTGGGTCGCCATTCTAGTCATCTTATCAAGTATTTCGAA GGCATTCGAGGAGTTTGTAAAATCAAAGATGGTTATAATCCAGCAACTTGGATGTTGGAAGTTACTGCTCCATCCCAAGAAACAGCTTTGGGGATTGATTTTGCCGATATTTACAAAAGTTCAGAACTCTACAG GAGAAACAAAGCACTGATCAAAGATATAAGCAAGCCTGCTCCTGGTTCAAAGGATCTCCATTTCGCTACTCAGTACGCACAGTCATTTTTCACCCAATGTATGGCTTGCTTATGGAAACAACATTGGTCGTACTGGCGTAATCCACCATACAGTGCTGTTAGATTTCTGTTTACGACCATCATAGCCTTGGCATTTGGGACAATGTTCTGGGACATGGGTACCAAAAC GAAAAAGCAACAAGATCTGTTTAATGCAATGGGTTCCATGTATACTGCTGTTCTCTTCCTTGGTGTCCAAAATGCTGCATCTGTGCAGCCAGTAGTTTCTATTGAAAGAACAGTCTTCTACCGAGAAAGAGCAGCTGGGATGTACTCAGCCTTGCCATATGCTTTTGCACAA GCACTTATTGAGATTCCTTATATATTTGTTCAATCTGTCACATATGGTGTTATAGTCTATGCAATGATTGGATTTGAATGGACTGCCGCAAAGTTCCTTTGGTATCAATTCTTCATGTTCTTCACTTTATTGTACTTCACCTACTATGGCATGATGGCTGTAGCCATGACACCAAACCACCACATTTCTGGCATCGTAGCGTTTGCATTCTATGGCTTATGGAATGTCTTTTCTGGGTTCATAATCCCAAGAACA AGGATTCCGATATGGTGGAGATGGTACTACTGGGCATGTCCAGTTTCTTGGACACTCTACGGCTTGGTGGCTTCCCAATTTGGAGATATACAAGACAGGCTCGAGTCTGGTGAAACAGTGGAACAATTTTTGAGaagtttttttggttttaaacATGATTTTCTGGGAGTTGTTGCAGCTGTTGTTTTTGCATTCCCAGTGCTCTTTGCACTCATCTTTGCCGTAGGCATTAAGGTATTTAATTTCCAGAAACGATAG